Proteins co-encoded in one Inquilinus sp. Marseille-Q2685 genomic window:
- a CDS encoding LysR family transcriptional regulator, translating to MDWDDVRYAVALARHGSLSATARALGVNHATVSRRLDGLERALGRPLFDRRPDGYRPNAAGAAVLAEAKAMEAGALALLRRLDRVKAGPAGPVRLTTARTLALGFLIDRLDGLRRRHPGIELELVLETRITSLARREAEIALRLGRPADSALVGRRVATIAYRAYAAPAVAAEAATGGVPPLIGDAEGESEAAWLVRHHPGRPMAFRCDSQMAQAAAARAGWGVALLPRFLGDPDPGLAPVDLPALPPPREVWLLIRPDLAEVPRVRAVADALADLFRESRALFG from the coding sequence TTGGACTGGGACGATGTCCGCTACGCCGTCGCCTTGGCCCGACATGGCAGCCTGTCCGCGACAGCGCGGGCGCTGGGGGTGAACCATGCCACCGTGTCGCGCCGGCTGGACGGGCTGGAGCGGGCGCTGGGTCGGCCGCTGTTCGACCGCCGCCCGGACGGCTATCGGCCGAACGCGGCCGGGGCCGCTGTGCTGGCCGAGGCCAAGGCGATGGAGGCCGGGGCGCTGGCCCTGCTGCGCCGGCTGGATCGGGTGAAGGCAGGACCAGCCGGGCCGGTGCGGCTGACCACCGCGCGGACATTGGCGCTGGGGTTCCTGATCGACCGGCTGGACGGGCTGCGACGGCGCCACCCGGGCATCGAGCTGGAGCTGGTGCTGGAGACGCGGATCACCAGCCTGGCCCGGCGCGAGGCCGAGATCGCCCTGCGCCTGGGCCGGCCGGCGGACAGCGCGCTGGTCGGGCGGCGGGTGGCGACCATCGCCTATCGCGCCTATGCGGCGCCCGCCGTGGCGGCCGAGGCCGCGACCGGCGGCGTGCCGCCGCTGATCGGCGACGCGGAGGGCGAATCCGAGGCCGCCTGGCTGGTCCGCCATCATCCCGGCCGCCCGATGGCCTTCCGCTGCGACAGCCAGATGGCGCAGGCCGCGGCCGCCCGCGCCGGCTGGGGCGTGGCGCTGCTGCCGCGCTTCCTGGGCGACCCCGATCCCGGGCTGGCGCCGGTCGACCTCCCCGCCCTGCCGCCCCCGCGCGAGGTCTGGCTGCTGATCCGCCCCGACCTCGCCGAGGTGCCGCGGGTGCGGGCGGTGGCCGACGCGCTGGCGGACCTATTCCGGGAGAGCCGGGCGCTGTTCGGCTGA
- a CDS encoding class I SAM-dependent methyltransferase, giving the protein MAHEVIAEPDSTAVRVALWRAMHVEVDAPPPVLDDRVGLLLAAPEEGWRSRGDMDAQRTRTFRASIVARARFIEDLVVEQAGHGVGQYVILGAGLDSFAQRRPEVASGLAIFEIDQPGTQAWKRQRLIELGLGIPDGLRFVPVDFEAGESWWERLAAAGFDPVRPAVVASTGVSLYLTRQANAATLRQLAALAPGSTLAMTYLLPMELADPEERPGREKAEAGARASGTPFISMFAPEEMRDLARDAGFREVRTVSAADLAERYFAGRTDGFRPSKSEEILLAAT; this is encoded by the coding sequence ATGGCTCACGAGGTCATCGCGGAACCGGACAGCACGGCGGTGCGGGTCGCCCTGTGGCGGGCGATGCATGTTGAGGTCGATGCGCCGCCGCCGGTGCTGGACGACCGGGTCGGCCTCCTTCTGGCGGCGCCGGAGGAGGGCTGGCGCAGCCGCGGCGACATGGACGCGCAGCGGACGCGGACCTTCCGCGCCTCGATCGTGGCCCGAGCCCGCTTCATCGAGGATCTGGTGGTGGAGCAGGCCGGGCACGGCGTCGGCCAGTACGTCATTCTCGGCGCCGGGCTGGACAGCTTCGCCCAGCGCCGGCCGGAGGTCGCTTCAGGCCTGGCCATCTTCGAGATCGACCAGCCCGGCACCCAGGCCTGGAAGCGGCAACGCCTGATCGAGCTCGGCCTCGGCATCCCGGACGGGCTGCGCTTCGTCCCGGTCGATTTCGAGGCGGGCGAGAGCTGGTGGGAGCGGCTGGCCGCCGCCGGCTTCGATCCGGTCCGGCCGGCGGTCGTGGCCTCGACCGGCGTCAGCCTGTACCTGACCCGGCAGGCGAACGCGGCCACGCTGCGCCAGCTCGCGGCGCTTGCCCCCGGCTCCACCCTGGCCATGACCTATCTCCTGCCGATGGAGCTCGCCGATCCCGAGGAGCGGCCGGGGCGCGAAAAGGCCGAGGCCGGCGCGCGGGCCAGCGGCACACCCTTTATCAGCATGTTCGCACCGGAGGAAATGCGGGATTTGGCCCGCGACGCCGGCTTCCGGGAGGTCCGGACGGTCTCGGCCGCAGACCTAGCCGAGCGTTATTTCGCCGGCAGGACGGACGGCTTCCGGCCATCGAAATCGGAGGAGATCCTGCTCGCGGCGACCTGA
- a CDS encoding LysR family transcriptional regulator, whose protein sequence is MELRQLAHFLAVVEERHFTRAARRVHLTQSSLSASIRALERELDSELFVRSTRNVEVTEAGRALLPHARQALAAAEAGRDAVAGVHGLLRGQLAIGMIQTFGLIPLPALLTRYHRLHPGVTLRLRHGSAGSLVTAVAQGELELAFVDHPLGHHSDRVTVLSLGREALVLAVAAGDSLAARRQQRLAGLADRDFVEYRPDSALRATIDAACREAGLERRIRCEADTVGDLVELVAQGFGVALLPPLALSPAGERVVGIATDPPIRREIAVVSAADRPPTPAAAALLDLLP, encoded by the coding sequence ATGGAGCTGCGCCAGCTCGCGCATTTCCTTGCGGTGGTCGAGGAGCGGCACTTCACCCGCGCGGCCCGTCGGGTGCATCTGACCCAATCCAGCCTGTCGGCGTCGATCCGGGCGCTGGAGCGGGAGCTCGACAGCGAGCTGTTCGTCCGCAGCACCCGCAACGTCGAGGTCACCGAGGCAGGGCGGGCCCTGCTGCCGCATGCCCGGCAGGCGCTGGCGGCGGCGGAGGCAGGCCGCGACGCTGTCGCCGGGGTCCACGGGCTGCTGCGTGGCCAGTTGGCGATCGGCATGATCCAGACCTTCGGGCTGATCCCCCTGCCCGCCCTGCTGACCCGCTATCATCGCCTGCACCCCGGCGTGACGCTGCGGCTGCGCCACGGCAGCGCCGGATCGCTGGTCACCGCCGTCGCCCAGGGCGAGCTGGAACTGGCGTTCGTCGACCACCCACTGGGCCACCATTCGGACCGTGTCACCGTTCTCTCCCTGGGCCGGGAGGCTCTGGTCCTGGCCGTTGCCGCCGGAGACTCGCTCGCCGCCCGGCGCCAACAGCGCCTGGCCGGGTTGGCCGACCGCGACTTCGTCGAATACCGACCCGACTCGGCCCTCCGCGCCACCATCGACGCCGCCTGCCGTGAGGCCGGGCTGGAGCGCCGGATTCGCTGCGAGGCGGATACCGTCGGCGATCTGGTGGAGTTGGTCGCGCAGGGATTCGGCGTCGCCCTGCTGCCGCCTTTGGCCCTGTCGCCGGCGGGCGAGCGGGTCGTCGGCATCGCCACCGATCCGCCGATCCGCCGCGAGATCGCCGTCGTCTCCGCCGCCGACCGCCCGCCGACCCCGGCCGCTGCCGCGCTGCTCGATCTTCTCCCCTAG
- a CDS encoding MFS transporter, translating into MTAAFARAEATPTRWAAVAVVVASGVVAALQVGKGAIALPGLQAEFGLGLEAAGWIMSVFALLGVVGGIPAGAAVARFGDRRLLALGLAALALGSVVGSMAGSFPLLLGTRIVEGLGFLLVVVAAPALLQRIVAAPDRDLAFGIWSAFMPAGMAIALLLGASLQGWRPFWLANAVLAGAFVLLLLVSVRTQAATEDGPSWRAIGRDAALTATSRGPLLLASAFVLYSLLYFALASFLPVLLMDRMGVAVAAAGALSAVAVGANVLGNLAAGLLLGRGAARWVLIATAATVMTLTGIAVFALPLPPPVVFLLCVVFSGVGGLLPATVLGAAALVAPKPGLGPMTLGLTMQGSNLGQVIGPVAVGGVVDAAGWPAAAVPVAVAGLLALTVAVALRPVFRG; encoded by the coding sequence GTGACCGCAGCGTTCGCACGGGCCGAGGCGACGCCGACCCGCTGGGCCGCGGTGGCCGTGGTCGTCGCCTCCGGCGTGGTCGCGGCGCTGCAGGTCGGCAAGGGCGCCATCGCCCTGCCGGGCCTGCAGGCCGAGTTTGGCCTGGGGCTGGAGGCGGCCGGCTGGATCATGTCGGTCTTCGCTCTGCTCGGCGTGGTCGGGGGCATCCCGGCCGGCGCGGCGGTGGCCCGGTTCGGCGACCGCCGGCTGCTGGCGCTCGGCCTCGCTGCCCTGGCGCTGGGCAGCGTCGTCGGATCGATGGCGGGGAGCTTCCCGCTGTTGCTCGGCACCCGGATCGTCGAGGGGCTGGGCTTCCTTTTGGTCGTGGTCGCGGCGCCGGCTCTGCTGCAGCGCATCGTCGCCGCGCCGGACCGTGACCTCGCCTTCGGGATCTGGAGCGCCTTCATGCCGGCCGGAATGGCGATCGCGCTGCTGCTCGGCGCCTCGTTGCAGGGCTGGCGCCCGTTCTGGCTCGCCAATGCCGTGCTGGCCGGTGCCTTCGTCCTGCTGCTGCTTGTCTCTGTTCGGACGCAGGCTGCGACGGAAGACGGCCCATCATGGCGCGCGATTGGCCGTGACGCAGCGCTGACCGCGACCTCGCGCGGGCCGCTGCTGCTGGCCTCGGCCTTCGTGCTCTACAGCCTGCTGTACTTCGCCCTCGCCAGCTTCCTGCCGGTGCTGCTGATGGACCGGATGGGCGTGGCCGTCGCCGCGGCCGGCGCGCTCAGCGCCGTCGCGGTCGGTGCCAATGTCCTGGGCAACCTCGCCGCCGGCCTGCTGCTCGGGCGCGGCGCGGCCCGTTGGGTGCTGATCGCCACCGCTGCCACGGTCATGACCCTGACGGGCATCGCCGTCTTCGCCCTGCCCCTGCCGCCGCCGGTGGTGTTCCTGCTCTGTGTCGTCTTCTCCGGGGTCGGCGGGCTGCTGCCGGCCACGGTGCTGGGCGCCGCGGCGCTGGTGGCGCCGAAGCCGGGCCTGGGGCCGATGACGCTCGGCTTGACCATGCAGGGCAGCAATCTCGGCCAGGTGATCGGGCCGGTGGCGGTCGGCGGAGTGGTCGACGCCGCCGGCTGGCCGGCGGCGGCGGTCCCGGTCGCGGTCGCCGGACTGCTCGCTCTCACGGTCGCCGTGGCCCTGCGGCCGGTGTTCCGGGGCTAG
- a CDS encoding NADPH-dependent FMN reductase — protein sequence MSDPIRILGLSGSLRRASLNTALLRAAGELLPADAALEIHPLHDLPFFNEDVEAEGLPASVQALKAKIEAADALLLAVPEYNYSIAPALKNALDWASRPYGASVLVGKPVAILGASAGMGTVRAQLHLRDVAITTGLHVLNQPEIFVGRAAEKFDEALHLTDEPTRAILARMLQRLVHWTHTIQASAPIRESAA from the coding sequence ATGTCCGACCCGATCCGCATCCTTGGCCTGTCCGGCAGCCTGCGCCGGGCTTCGCTGAACACGGCGCTGCTGCGCGCCGCGGGCGAGCTGCTGCCCGCCGATGCCGCGCTGGAGATCCACCCGCTGCACGACCTGCCCTTCTTCAACGAGGATGTCGAGGCCGAGGGCCTCCCCGCCTCGGTGCAGGCGCTGAAGGCGAAGATCGAGGCGGCCGACGCGCTGCTGCTGGCCGTGCCGGAATACAACTACTCGATCGCGCCGGCGCTGAAGAACGCGCTGGACTGGGCGTCCCGCCCCTACGGCGCCTCGGTGCTGGTCGGCAAGCCGGTGGCCATCCTCGGCGCCTCGGCCGGGATGGGCACGGTGCGGGCGCAGCTGCATCTGCGCGATGTGGCGATCACCACCGGCCTGCATGTGCTGAACCAGCCGGAGATCTTCGTCGGCCGCGCCGCGGAGAAGTTCGACGAGGCGTTGCACCTGACCGACGAGCCGACGCGGGCGATCCTGGCCCGGATGCTGCAGCGCCTGGTGCACTGGACCCACACGATCCAGGCCAGCGCGCCGATCCGGGAGTCCGCGGCGTGA
- a CDS encoding LysR family transcriptional regulator, with product MDWDDLKIAFAVARHGSLSAAARALRTTQPTVSRRLDGLERRIGVKLFERSAGGLSPTPLCAALVDGLQRMEEGALAVERRIAARDTGLQGAISVTSLDWLGDYVIAPIMARFGALHPLVALELLNEPRLFNLSRREADVAFRFVPFEQEDLVERKVAEIGYGLYASPAYFDRRGEPDFAAGCAGHAVVTMYDFAAKSVQATWLRTIAPEARVILRTSGLTSQMAAAAAGAAMAVLPRLLGDANRGLRRLDPPLPAPLHAVRMGVHADLRDSPRIRAFIDFTVAELKAQARELNP from the coding sequence ATGGATTGGGACGACCTCAAGATCGCCTTCGCCGTGGCCCGGCACGGCTCGCTCAGCGCCGCGGCGCGGGCCCTGCGCACCACCCAGCCGACCGTCAGCCGGCGGCTGGACGGGCTGGAACGCCGGATCGGCGTCAAGCTGTTCGAGCGCTCGGCCGGGGGGCTATCGCCGACGCCGCTCTGCGCCGCGCTGGTCGACGGGCTGCAGCGGATGGAGGAAGGGGCGCTGGCGGTCGAGCGCCGGATAGCCGCGCGCGACACCGGCCTGCAGGGCGCCATCTCCGTGACCAGCCTCGACTGGCTGGGCGACTACGTGATCGCCCCGATCATGGCCCGGTTCGGGGCGCTGCATCCGCTGGTGGCGCTGGAGCTGCTGAACGAGCCGCGGCTGTTCAACCTGTCCCGGCGTGAGGCCGATGTCGCCTTCCGCTTCGTCCCCTTCGAGCAGGAGGATCTGGTCGAGCGCAAGGTGGCGGAGATCGGCTACGGCCTCTACGCCTCGCCCGCCTATTTCGACCGCCGCGGCGAGCCGGACTTTGCCGCCGGCTGCGCCGGTCATGCGGTGGTGACGATGTACGACTTCGCCGCCAAATCGGTGCAGGCGACCTGGCTGCGGACGATCGCGCCCGAAGCCCGGGTGATCCTGCGCACCAGCGGCCTCACCTCGCAGATGGCGGCGGCCGCGGCCGGCGCGGCGATGGCGGTGCTGCCGCGCCTGCTGGGCGACGCCAACCGTGGGCTCCGGCGTCTGGACCCGCCGCTGCCGGCGCCGCTGCACGCGGTGCGGATGGGGGTGCATGCCGACCTCCGCGACTCGCCCCGTATCCGCGCCTTCATCGACTTCACGGTCGCCGAGCTGAAGGCTCAAGCCCGCGAGTTGAATCCATAG
- a CDS encoding NAD(P)H-dependent oxidoreductase: MKILLVFAHPEPGSLNAALRDVAVRELEAQGHQVRVSDLYADGWKSEVDRADFPSLAPGERLIPVAASKKAFEADALTEDVKAEIGKLLWADALILQFPLWWFGMPAILKGWVDRVFAYGFAYGVGEHSDSRWGDRYGEGTLAGKRAMLIVTAGGWEEHYAARGVNGPIDDLLFPINHGILYYPGYDVLPPFVAYRVDRLDQAGFEAAAERLRERMRTLATTAPIPYRQQNGGDYLIPSMQLRPGLGDPQASGFALHLNGTVAAG, from the coding sequence ATGAAAATCCTGCTTGTCTTCGCCCATCCCGAACCGGGCTCGCTCAACGCCGCGCTCCGTGACGTCGCCGTCCGGGAGCTCGAGGCCCAGGGGCATCAGGTGCGGGTGTCCGACCTCTATGCCGACGGCTGGAAATCCGAGGTCGACCGCGCCGATTTTCCGTCCCTGGCGCCGGGGGAGCGGCTGATACCGGTCGCGGCCTCCAAGAAGGCCTTCGAGGCCGATGCGCTGACCGAAGATGTCAAGGCCGAGATCGGGAAGCTGCTGTGGGCCGATGCCTTGATCCTCCAGTTTCCCCTCTGGTGGTTCGGCATGCCGGCCATCCTCAAGGGCTGGGTCGACCGGGTGTTCGCCTACGGCTTCGCCTATGGCGTCGGCGAGCACAGCGACAGTCGCTGGGGCGACCGCTACGGTGAGGGGACGCTGGCAGGCAAGCGCGCGATGCTGATCGTCACCGCCGGCGGCTGGGAGGAGCACTACGCCGCCCGCGGGGTCAACGGGCCGATCGACGACCTGCTGTTCCCGATCAACCACGGCATCCTGTATTACCCCGGCTATGACGTGCTGCCGCCCTTCGTGGCCTATCGGGTCGACCGCCTCGACCAGGCAGGATTCGAGGCCGCGGCGGAGCGGCTGCGCGAGCGGATGCGGACGCTCGCGACCACCGCGCCGATTCCCTATCGGCAGCAGAACGGTGGCGACTATCTGATTCCGAGCATGCAGCTTCGCCCCGGCCTGGGCGATCCCCAGGCCAGCGGCTTCGCGCTTCACCTGAACGGCACTGTAGCGGCCGGCTAG
- a CDS encoding LysR family transcriptional regulator translates to MDKPDVTLERMRSFVRVAERGSLSAVARELGIGQSTVTRHLRELEEAVGVPLLSRTTRRVTMTDEGGRYYADCVQILRLVEQAGDEARATRGAAAGTIRISCTAAFGVLHVSRLIFAFQDRYPEISVDLSLTDERVDLVREGVDIALRLGPLTDSSMKLRPLGRSRRLLVAAPEYLAARGRPAAPQDLAGHEGIRMTNIAGSDTLILEGPGGERHAVPFGGRFRVDHGLAAREALAAGRGIAPTHRWLVDDLLAEGRLETILPGYEPPPVPLSLLIVPERAGIARVRLLVDFLARRVADLPGIEAG, encoded by the coding sequence ATGGATAAGCCGGACGTCACGCTCGAGCGCATGCGCAGCTTCGTCCGGGTCGCCGAGCGCGGCAGCCTGTCGGCCGTCGCGCGCGAGCTCGGGATCGGCCAGTCGACGGTGACGCGGCATCTGCGCGAGCTGGAGGAGGCCGTCGGCGTGCCCCTGCTCAGCCGGACCACCCGGCGCGTTACCATGACCGACGAGGGCGGCCGCTACTATGCCGATTGCGTCCAGATCCTGCGCCTGGTCGAGCAGGCGGGCGACGAGGCGCGGGCCACGCGTGGCGCCGCGGCCGGCACGATCCGCATCTCCTGCACGGCGGCGTTCGGGGTGCTGCATGTCAGCCGGCTGATCTTCGCCTTCCAGGACCGTTACCCCGAGATCAGCGTCGACCTCAGCCTGACCGACGAGCGCGTCGACCTGGTGCGGGAGGGGGTGGACATCGCGCTGCGCCTCGGCCCCCTCACCGACAGCTCGATGAAGCTGCGGCCCCTCGGCCGGTCGCGGCGGCTGCTGGTAGCGGCGCCGGAGTACCTGGCGGCGCGGGGCCGGCCGGCGGCGCCGCAGGACCTGGCCGGCCACGAGGGCATCCGGATGACGAACATCGCGGGCAGCGACACGCTCATCCTCGAGGGGCCGGGCGGCGAGCGCCATGCGGTGCCCTTCGGCGGGCGGTTCCGGGTCGATCACGGGCTCGCCGCGCGCGAGGCCCTGGCCGCCGGCCGCGGCATCGCCCCGACCCATCGCTGGCTGGTCGACGACCTGCTGGCGGAGGGGCGGCTGGAGACGATCCTGCCGGGCTACGAACCGCCGCCGGTGCCCCTGAGCCTGCTGATCGTGCCGGAGCGGGCGGGCATCGCCCGGGTCCGGCTGCTGGTCGATTTCTTGGCCCGGCGGGTCGCCGACCTGCCGGGGATCGAGGCCGGCTGA
- a CDS encoding aldo/keto reductase — translation MEQRPLGRTGLDVTAICLGTMTWGRQNTEAEGHAQMDYALDRGVTFWDTAEMYAVPPTAETYGRTEEIIGSWFAKTGKRNQVILASKIAGPGAHLSYIRDGKPRLDAKNVRAAVEASLKRLRTDRIDLYQLHWPNRSVNSFGKLGYTHDAAEDFVAPEETLAALAEEVKAGRILHVGLSNETPWGLMRFVEASDRLGLPRPVSIQNPYNLLNRSFEVGLAECAHREQVGLLGYAPLAAGTLTGKYLDGQVPPGSRRAIDARKSRYDTPNAEPATRRYIALAREHGLDPAQMAIAYALSRPFMTSVIIGATSMDHLRTNIAAAEITLSPEVIHGIESIHTVYSNPCP, via the coding sequence ATGGAACAGCGTCCGCTCGGCCGCACCGGCCTCGACGTCACCGCGATCTGCCTCGGCACCATGACCTGGGGGCGGCAGAACACCGAGGCCGAGGGCCATGCCCAGATGGACTACGCGCTCGACCGCGGCGTCACCTTCTGGGACACGGCCGAGATGTACGCCGTGCCGCCGACCGCCGAGACCTATGGCCGGACCGAGGAGATCATCGGCAGCTGGTTCGCGAAGACGGGCAAGCGCAACCAGGTGATCCTGGCCTCCAAGATCGCCGGTCCGGGCGCGCATCTGAGCTACATCCGCGACGGCAAGCCGCGGCTCGACGCGAAGAACGTCAGGGCGGCGGTCGAGGCCAGCCTGAAGCGGCTGCGCACCGACCGGATCGACCTGTACCAGCTGCACTGGCCGAACCGCTCGGTGAACAGCTTCGGCAAGCTCGGCTACACCCATGACGCGGCCGAGGACTTCGTCGCGCCGGAGGAGACGCTGGCGGCGCTGGCCGAGGAGGTGAAGGCCGGCCGCATCCTCCATGTCGGCCTGTCGAACGAGACGCCGTGGGGCCTGATGCGCTTCGTCGAGGCGTCGGACCGCCTCGGCCTGCCGCGGCCGGTCTCGATCCAGAACCCCTACAACCTGCTGAACCGCAGCTTCGAGGTCGGCCTCGCCGAATGCGCCCATCGCGAGCAGGTCGGCCTGCTCGGCTACGCGCCGCTGGCCGCCGGCACGCTGACCGGCAAGTATCTCGACGGCCAGGTGCCGCCGGGATCGCGCCGCGCCATCGACGCGCGCAAGTCGCGCTACGACACGCCGAACGCCGAGCCGGCGACCAGGCGCTACATCGCCCTGGCGCGCGAGCATGGCCTCGATCCGGCGCAGATGGCGATCGCCTATGCCCTGTCGCGGCCGTTCATGACCTCGGTGATCATCGGCGCGACCTCGATGGACCATCTGCGCACCAACATCGCCGCGGCCGAGATCACGCTGTCGCCCGAGGTGATCCACGGCATCGAATCGATCCACACCGTCTATTCGAACCCCTGCCCGTAA
- a CDS encoding arylesterase: protein MRIPFARFRTDGAARRLFNAALLALCTVAAIQSPAQAGTIRILALGDSLTAGFGLDEADGFVPQLEAALRAKGHDVKVLNGGVSGDTTAGGLDRLDWALADKPDLAIVELGANDMLRGVDPAVTRANLDKILARLGQEKIPTLLAGMRSARNLGPSYAAAFDPIFPDLAKAHGVALYPFFLDGVATVAALNQPDGVHPNAAGVKAIVERITPAVVELIRSSGLARTG, encoded by the coding sequence ATGCGCATCCCTTTCGCCCGATTCCGGACAGATGGCGCCGCGCGGCGCCTTTTCAATGCGGCGCTCCTGGCCCTGTGCACCGTTGCCGCGATCCAGAGCCCGGCGCAGGCGGGAACGATCCGCATCCTCGCCCTCGGCGACAGCCTGACCGCGGGCTTCGGCCTCGACGAGGCCGACGGCTTCGTGCCGCAGCTCGAGGCGGCGCTGCGGGCGAAGGGCCATGACGTGAAGGTGCTGAACGGCGGCGTCTCGGGCGACACCACCGCCGGCGGGCTGGACCGGCTGGACTGGGCCCTGGCCGACAAGCCCGACCTCGCCATCGTCGAGCTCGGCGCCAACGACATGCTGCGCGGCGTCGACCCGGCCGTGACCCGGGCCAATCTCGACAAGATCCTGGCCCGGCTGGGGCAGGAGAAGATCCCGACCCTGCTGGCCGGCATGCGGTCCGCGCGCAACCTCGGCCCGTCCTATGCCGCGGCCTTCGACCCGATCTTCCCGGACCTGGCCAAGGCCCATGGCGTGGCGCTCTACCCCTTCTTCCTCGACGGGGTGGCCACGGTCGCGGCGCTGAACCAGCCCGACGGCGTGCACCCCAACGCGGCCGGGGTGAAGGCGATCGTCGAGCGCATCACCCCCGCGGTGGTCGAGCTGATCCGGTCGAGCGGTCTGGCCCGGACCGGGTGA
- a CDS encoding ABC transporter ATP-binding protein yields the protein MDGTTPAPQAGFGAGTTAPPAIRLTDVHLELASAAGPVNILRGIDLSVGAGEVVSIVGPSGSGKSSLMMLIGGLERPTRGRVEVAGRELSALNEDQLALFRRDHVGIVFQNFHLVPTMTALENVAIPLEFAGAADAFDQAAERLRAVGLGHRLSHYPGQLSGGEQQRTALARAFAADPDVILADEPTGNLDGETGRQVIELMFDLSRRRGATLLLITHDPALAARCDRIVRLVDGRITDAGLAPSAALARLK from the coding sequence ATGGACGGGACCACTCCTGCACCGCAGGCCGGCTTCGGGGCCGGAACGACTGCCCCGCCCGCCATCCGGCTGACCGATGTGCACCTTGAATTGGCGAGCGCGGCCGGCCCCGTCAACATCCTGCGCGGAATCGACCTGTCCGTCGGCGCCGGCGAGGTGGTGTCGATCGTCGGCCCCTCGGGCTCCGGCAAGTCCAGCCTGATGATGCTGATCGGCGGGCTGGAGCGGCCGACCCGCGGCCGCGTCGAGGTCGCCGGGCGCGAGCTGTCGGCGCTGAACGAGGACCAGCTGGCGCTGTTCCGCCGCGACCATGTCGGCATCGTATTCCAGAACTTCCACCTGGTGCCGACCATGACGGCGCTGGAGAACGTCGCCATCCCGCTGGAGTTCGCGGGGGCCGCCGACGCCTTCGACCAGGCGGCGGAGCGGCTGCGCGCCGTCGGACTGGGCCATCGCCTGAGCCACTATCCCGGCCAGCTGTCGGGCGGCGAGCAGCAGCGCACCGCCCTGGCCCGCGCCTTCGCCGCCGATCCCGACGTGATCCTGGCCGACGAGCCGACCGGCAACCTGGACGGCGAGACCGGCCGGCAGGTGATCGAGCTGATGTTCGACCTGTCGCGCCGGCGCGGCGCCACGCTGCTGCTGATCACCCACGACCCGGCGCTGGCGGCGCGCTGCGACCGCATCGTCCGGCTGGTCGACGGCCGCATCACCGATGCCGGCCTCGCCCCCTCCGCCGCCCTGGCCCGGCTGAAATGA